Within Paenibacillus sabinae T27, the genomic segment ACGCCGAAGCCGGCGGCCCGGCTGAAGAAGAAACCGGGGAGCTTGAAGGTGCGCCGCTTGAGGTGCTGCGCCGGTGGATGGCTCCGTATGCCGCTCCCCGTCCAGACAATTCCGCCCTTCCGCCGTTTACGGGGGGCTGCGTTGGCTTTTTATCCTATGACGTGGTCCGCTCGCTGGAACGTCTGCCTGCCGTTTCGGCGGATGACCCGGGATTTGCGGACTATCTCTGGATGCGGCTGGATGAGATATGGATATACGACCATCTGGAGGAGCAGCTGTACTGCGCGGTCCACACGTTACTTCCTGCCAAAGACCGGCGTGACATTCAAGTCTCGGGGAACGGGCTAAATGCTGCAGAGGATGCTTCTCCCGTACACCCTTCCTCGGGTGCCTATTCTGCCGGGGAGCTCAGGGCGCTCTATGAAGAGTCGCTGGGGAAAGCGGAGGGAATGCTAAAGCAGTGGCGGGATATATGGGAAGCGGCAGAGGAAGAAAAGGCCGGTGCGGACAACCCGCCTGTTCCGGATATTCCGGCGTCGGCCGAATCCGGCGAGTGGCCGGGGATGACCTCGGCCTTCACCCGGGAGAAGTTCCAGCAGGCTGTGCTGGATATCCAGGAATACATCCGCCAGGGCGATGTATTTCAGGTGAACCTGTCGCTTCGCCAGGAAGCGAAGCTGAACTCCTCGCCGGAGGAGGTGTACGAGTGGCTGCGCAGGCTCAACCCGTCCCCGTACATGGGGCTGCTGCGCTCGCCCGGCTTCGCGCTGTCCAGCGCTTCGCCTGAGCTGCTCGTCAAGCTGCACGGGGACGAGGTGAGCGCGCGGCCGATCGCCGGCACCCGGCGCAGGGGCCTGACTCCCGCGGAGGACGCCGCCATGGAGGCGGAGCTGCGCGGGAGCGTCAAAGAGACGGCCGAGCATATTATGCTCGTCGATCTGGAACGCAACGATATCGGCCGCGTCTCGGCGTATGGTACGGTTCACGTACCTGAGCTGATGACCGTGGAGCGATACTCGCATGTCATGCATCTGGTCTCCCAGGTCAACGGGCGGATCGCCGAGGGGAAGGATGCTTACGATACCATTGCGGCGATGTTTCCGGGCGGAACGATTACCGGTGCGCCGAAGGTAAGGACGATGGAAATCATCGAGGAGCTGGAGCCGGTCCGGCGCGGCCCGTATACGGGTTCAATCGGCTGGATTGACTACGGCGGCAATATGGAATTAAATATTATTATACGAACGCTTGTCGTAAAGGACGGAACAGGTTATATTCAGACGGGCGCGGGCATTGTGATCGACTCCGATCCGTACCGCGAATACCGGGAATGCCATAATAAAGCCAAGGCCATCGTCAAAGCGGTCCTGTGCAGCGAGGCTGTATGGGATAAGCGGAGGGGCGGCGGCGCGGAGGGAGCGACAGAAGCATGATACTGGTTATCGACAACTATGATTCTTTTACGTATAATCTCGTGCAGTATTTGGGAGAGCTGGGCGAGAAGGTCGAGGTGCGTCGCAATGATGAAATCACAATCGAAGAGATTGAAAAAATGGGGCCGGACCATATTCTGATCTCTCCGGGACCGTGTACACCGAATGAAGCGGGCATCAGTCTTGAGCTGATCGACCATTTTAAAGGAGTTATCCCGATCTTCGGCGTCTGCCTCGGCCATCAGGCGATTGGACAGGCATTTGGCGGCAATGTCATTCGCGCGGAGCGTCTCATGCATGGCAAAACCTCGCCCATCCATCACAAAGGGGGCTCGGTCTTCGAGGGATTGGAATCGCCGTTTACCGCGACCCGGTATCATTCCCTGCTTGTGGAGCGCGAGAGCCTGCCGGACTGTCTGGAAATTACCGCTGAAACGGCGGAAGGCGAGATTATGGGGCTTCGCCACAAGGAGTATCCGATTGAGGGCGTGCAGTTCCATCCGGAGTCGATCATTACCGATCACGGCCATACGATGCTCCGCAATTTCCTGAAACGAAAAGCCGGCAAGACGGTATGAATTATATAGGAGTCAATGGCGGCGTTGTCGACGCCGCAGATGCCGTGGTTTCCGTCAGGGATCACGGCTTTTTGTACGGCATCGGCCTGTTCGAGACGTTCCGGACATACGGCGGAAAGCCTTTTTTGCTGGAGCGGCACCTGGAACGGATGGCGGAAGGATGCCGCCAGCTCGGCATTCCTTTTGAGCCGGACATTGACGGTCTTACGGAATGGACCCTGAAGCTCATGGAGCGGAACGGGCTGCAGGAAGCCTATATTCGCTATACGATAACAGCGGGCGAGGATGTGCTGGGTCTTCCGGCCGGAGACTATACGCACCCGAATCAGGTGCTGTTCGCCAAGGCCCTGCCGCCCCGTCCCGCCGAGCTGGATACGAACGGCAAAGAGCTGCAGCTGCTCAAGCTGCGCCGCAACACCCCTGAAGGCAAAGTGCGCTTCAAGTCGCTGCATTATATGAACAATATTTTGGCCAAAAGAGAGCTGACGCTCTACCCGTCCGCAGCCCGCGGCGCGGAAGGACTGATGTTAACCGCGCGCGGAGAAGTAGCGGAGGGCATCGTCAGCAATGTGTTTTTTGTGAAAGGGGGACGGTTGTTTACACCGGATGAGTCGGCGGGAATCCTCCCGGGAATTACCCGGGAAATGGTCATGGAGCTTGCCGAGAGCGAAGGTCTAAAGGTGGAGACCGGCCTGTATCCGTGGGAAATGCTGAGTATGGCGGACGAAGTCTTTTTAACCAATTCCATTCAAGAGCTCGTACCGGTAACTACGCTGTGGAAAGAGAATGAACAAAGGGCGGTCGGAAGCGGGACCGCGGGTCCCGTCACTTCCCTGCTTCTCAAGAAATATCGACAGAAAGCGGGCATAGAGCAATGAAGCCTACACTGTATTCGCGAAAATATATTTGCGGTCCGACAGAGCTTGCTTTGGGAACGCGGACTTTGGTCATGGGCATCCTGAATGTTACACCGGATTCCTTTTCGGACGGCGGACTTTGGGACAAGCCCGAAACAGCGGTACGCCATGCGCTTCAGATGGCGGAGGAAGGAGCCGACATGATCGATATCGGCGGGGAGTCGACGCGTCCTGGACATGAGCCGGTGAGCGCCGACGAGGAACTGAGCCGTATCCTTCCCGTTATTGAAGCGATTCACCGCGCAGCACCGCAAATTCCGCTATCGGTCGACACGTACAAGGCGGAGGTGGCGAAGCAGGCGATTGACGCCGGAGCGCATATCATCAACGACATCTGGGGGGGCAAAGCCGATCCCCTCATGGTTCAGGTCGCTGCCGAAGCGGGTTGTCCGATCATTTTGATGCATAACCGCCACGACCGGAATTACACCGATTTACAGGCTAACATGATTGCAGACCTGCAAGAAAGCATTGATTTGGCTCTGCAGGCGGGAGTTAAGGCGAAGAACATCATCCTTGATCCCGGTATCGGCTTTGCCAAGGATTACGATGACAATTTACGGGCCATGGTGTCGCTTGACGCTTTGACGAAGCTCGGCTATCCTGTGCTGCTTGCCACGTCACGCAAACGGTTTATCCGCACGGCGCTAGACCTGCCGGTTGACGATGTCGTCGAGGGTACCGCGGCCACGGTGGCTTTTGGCATCGCTCAGGGTTGTCAGATTGTACGCGTTCACGATGTGCGGCTGATCAAACGGACCGTAACCATGTGCGACGCCATGCTCTACTCCGGTAATAAATAAAGAAAGGCGGCACCGCCAACATGGACAAAATGAAGCTTCACCGCATGGAATATTACGGATATCACGGCGTATTTGAAGAGGAGCGCAAGCTGGGCCAGCGCTATTACATTGATCTGGAGTTTGAGCTTGATTTAAGCGGAGCGGGACTTAGCGATGATCTGGAGCAGACGGTAAACTACGCCGAAGCGCATGCTTTGGTTAAAAATATTGTCGAATTAGAATCCTTCAAGTTAATTGAAGCTTTGGGT encodes:
- a CDS encoding anthranilate synthase component I family protein, which codes for MEIVAGWKEWEQWAAEGWNTLPLVIRSQHNPGGLPRSWKKAWEIASPYSVVLESGKGGRYTYLGLRPSSVLTGKGERAEVLRITSGDDAEAGGPAEEETGELEGAPLEVLRRWMAPYAAPRPDNSALPPFTGGCVGFLSYDVVRSLERLPAVSADDPGFADYLWMRLDEIWIYDHLEEQLYCAVHTLLPAKDRRDIQVSGNGLNAAEDASPVHPSSGAYSAGELRALYEESLGKAEGMLKQWRDIWEAAEEEKAGADNPPVPDIPASAESGEWPGMTSAFTREKFQQAVLDIQEYIRQGDVFQVNLSLRQEAKLNSSPEEVYEWLRRLNPSPYMGLLRSPGFALSSASPELLVKLHGDEVSARPIAGTRRRGLTPAEDAAMEAELRGSVKETAEHIMLVDLERNDIGRVSAYGTVHVPELMTVERYSHVMHLVSQVNGRIAEGKDAYDTIAAMFPGGTITGAPKVRTMEIIEELEPVRRGPYTGSIGWIDYGGNMELNIIIRTLVVKDGTGYIQTGAGIVIDSDPYREYRECHNKAKAIVKAVLCSEAVWDKRRGGGAEGATEA
- the pabA gene encoding aminodeoxychorismate/anthranilate synthase component II, which translates into the protein MILVIDNYDSFTYNLVQYLGELGEKVEVRRNDEITIEEIEKMGPDHILISPGPCTPNEAGISLELIDHFKGVIPIFGVCLGHQAIGQAFGGNVIRAERLMHGKTSPIHHKGGSVFEGLESPFTATRYHSLLVERESLPDCLEITAETAEGEIMGLRHKEYPIEGVQFHPESIITDHGHTMLRNFLKRKAGKTV
- a CDS encoding aminotransferase class IV; this translates as MNYIGVNGGVVDAADAVVSVRDHGFLYGIGLFETFRTYGGKPFLLERHLERMAEGCRQLGIPFEPDIDGLTEWTLKLMERNGLQEAYIRYTITAGEDVLGLPAGDYTHPNQVLFAKALPPRPAELDTNGKELQLLKLRRNTPEGKVRFKSLHYMNNILAKRELTLYPSAARGAEGLMLTARGEVAEGIVSNVFFVKGGRLFTPDESAGILPGITREMVMELAESEGLKVETGLYPWEMLSMADEVFLTNSIQELVPVTTLWKENEQRAVGSGTAGPVTSLLLKKYRQKAGIEQ
- the folP gene encoding dihydropteroate synthase, which encodes MKPTLYSRKYICGPTELALGTRTLVMGILNVTPDSFSDGGLWDKPETAVRHALQMAEEGADMIDIGGESTRPGHEPVSADEELSRILPVIEAIHRAAPQIPLSVDTYKAEVAKQAIDAGAHIINDIWGGKADPLMVQVAAEAGCPIILMHNRHDRNYTDLQANMIADLQESIDLALQAGVKAKNIILDPGIGFAKDYDDNLRAMVSLDALTKLGYPVLLATSRKRFIRTALDLPVDDVVEGTAATVAFGIAQGCQIVRVHDVRLIKRTVTMCDAMLYSGNK
- the folB gene encoding dihydroneopterin aldolase, with protein sequence MDKMKLHRMEYYGYHGVFEEERKLGQRYYIDLEFELDLSGAGLSDDLEQTVNYAEAHALVKNIVELESFKLIEALGERIASAVLDTYTIINAVTVKVTKPHPPFDVHFQGVTVELFRTRK